TAGTGTGTTGCCAGTTTTTGATTCATTTACGGCGTTATTAGAATCTGAGGAGCCGTTGATTCATAAAGTTCGAGAGTGCATAATGAAACTAGTCAAGGAGCTGTTAGGAAGGTTTGTAAACATGCAATATATCCATGAAGCCACAGACCCGTTGTTAGACATCCCTCATCAACATCCGACTGTCCAACTCAGGGACCGTCAGCTGAGAATTGGGTTTGCAACCAGCCAGTTTATTCAGAAGGAGGACCTTGAAGGTACCGCTGATTTGAAGAAATTCTATCAAGAGGTCCGTAGCTTTTTCATACGAGCCTTGAATTATGTAACAGAAATGTTTCCTCATGATGATGTAGTTGTTAACAATGCAATAGTTCTGGATGTTGGTAACAGGTCGAAGGCGACTTTTGAAAACATTTATGCCTTGCTGGAGAGATTTCCAGGAATCGTGGAAGAGGATGAGGTGACAACTTTGGAAAATGAGTTCCTCGAGTATCAACTTCTTGATGATGGTGAACTACCAGACACTTCTCTCGTTATGGCTGATGGCACTGTTGAAAATAGAAGAATTGACAAGGTTTGGTCCGAGATTTTCGAGATGAAAAACTTTGTGACTGGATTAAAAAGGTTCCCTACACTGGCAAAATTCATTACAGCGATACTACTTATTCCACACAGCAATGCGGACTGTGAGAGACTATTTTCAATGGTGAGGAAAAACAGAACCGAGTCCCGCTCAAGCATGTCTGTTGGTACACTTTCCGCCTTAATTGCAACCAAAATTAACCTTTTCGGCAATCTTAAGTGCTACCAGTTCAAACCTGGAAAGGAAGTGCTTCGTAAAGCTAAAACAGCCACATggaatttgttaaataaaaacaCCAATTCATAGGTGCTTTATTAAAGtgcatataattttttttttttttggtgtttttctgCAGTATGTTTATAATTTTTACAACTGGAGAAACTCGCAAAACTGCAATTTCGTCAATGAAAGAAAGTCATTTCCGCCGCTCTAAAGGTAGTTACGTTTTCCTGAGGGAGTGGGGCAAATTATGACGTAAAAACgatgataaattattttgtttttgcttaaaaatgGTCGAGATGATTGTTTCTAGGTCAAATCCTTTTGTTAGGAGTGTTTTGCCGCGCGgcaaaaaataacttaagaccCTACAACTATTCGAGTTCACAGATGTTAAGTCTTTTTAtagataaagcaaaaaaattgtttcgtgTGCACTTTAGTAAATAAGAAAAATTTGCCTCCATAATTCAGTAATAGTAGAAATCGTCTAAGAGTAACGTACTTTAAGTCTGTTTTATATTTTGTTGGACAACAGTATCTTCTATACTATGCTAGGCCGGGTATAACTTTTATGACTTGACGTATTTTGATGGACAAAACTAGTGGTGGCAGTAGTTGTTATTTAAATAGCATTAAATAAcctttcattttgaaaaatagTCCGACACTTGAAGAGCTTTTCTCGCTCCTACTGTCGTAACGTCAGAAACGCACACCGCAAATTTTGGAGAGTTGGATTGTATGGAAGTATAGCCACGTATAGTCGAGCCAAAGTGTGTTATGTGAAAAAGGTAGACAAGTTTACTATTTAAATTACGTCGAACGCATTACCTTTATTCAATTGTACCACTACATTACAAAGAATATATTTCGTGAGCAGCTAGAATAAAGCTCTATGGCCGTTTCTGGGAACACCAACATCTGACAACTGCGTTAAAAAATTGACCATGTCAGTCGAAAACTTTCCGATTTTAGAACTATAGCGCTGATGTTATCAACTAACGTCGGTCCTTGTGGATAAGCGTTTTCTCGATAACTTCGCCTTCGGCAGACTTCGCTGAcgtcttcggaagacttcggatgtcttcggaagacttcggacaTCTTCAGAAGACTTTGGACTTCTTCGGGAATCTTCAGAAATGATCGTGTTCtcttcaaaaatcccagcactcccaggataaaaatctcacgcctatatctcagaaaaagttggcTGGTATACTATTACACTTGGGGTGGAGGCAACCAGCAAGGATGTGCTCGATTACTGGCATTCATTGCAAGAAGACTACAGGTCCAGTGCAGATGGAGAGGAGAGAATTTGTTTTGGAACTTCTTGCTATGGATTGCAGGATGAATCCAACTACTGGTTTCTTGGACCAGAGGTAAATAAAAAGAAGTAAAAGAGAGGTAAACGAGGTTAAagatcaggccccagttgttccaagggtgaatagcgctatccactggataaatctctatccattggatagcgcaattggtttcgctataaGACTTGtacactggatagtgatttatccggcggatagcgctatccattgtaggaacaactgggccctgaagTAGAAATAATCCACAATGTGCGTGCCACAGACACACGTGATCATCTTCTATCAGTCATTTCTTATCCTTTATGAAACTTGTTGAGGATTGGTACCTGCAATGGTTTTCCAAATGTTAGAATTTGTTTTGTTCTCTGGATTTCACTTGAAAGGTTTTAGGATGGTTATTGCCCTTTTGGTTCCTTtgcaaattaatgcaaattaaCCTTGTTTTTATGATGTGCTGTTAACACTGGTGTCATCAAAAATTGTCTTCAGCtgttgcatttgcatgacaTTGCTGTTTTGTCATTAAGTCACTGTTATGTTGTAAGTTGTAATTGTCATTCACACAGACACCGTatgttgaaaaaatgaccatttCTTGCATttgtcattattattgtgcCTCAATTTAACTTTCTGTGTtaaccatttttttattttcgtgtATTTAGAATTGCTTCTTTCATGTTTCTCTCCCTTAAaagaaaagtgttatttctaAAATTCAATAGAAAAGTAATTATGCAATTCAGTGAACGGGATTCAAATATTGTAACCTTTATTTAAGGCAAATCATGACTGAGAAAAACGAAGCTTAAGCTCCaaagtgtattttttttaatagtttgtGTATCTTTAATAACTAGTCATAGGGTATTAATGTTGATCTCTGTACTCTAAGGGCAGGATTCAGGATTAATTTGTCTGTCTATCTTGACATGTAATGCCAGCTACACATACATGACAGCAAGAAGCTACAGGATGATGAATTTCTCTATTTCGATACAGACGATACTTTGCATAAATTTGCAACAGTGCTCGATGAGcatcttttaaattttcattgtttgctCAAGGCAACTGAGAGGTATGTGAGTAATGTTAGTGCATTTTAGCACCACATGGAAACCACTTGAAAGTTTCCAGTTAAAAACTAGGAATTCCCATGTTCTTCTTATAACTAACATGTGTGCTTTTGAATAATCAAACACAAATATgataattaaccctttcagccccgtggggttccccattgacgagtaaaatcgtctggcgttagacagagtaaaatctataagtgacaCTATTGCGAGTTAAAGGGTGAACAATTACTCGCCGAAGTGGAGATGATCAGTAgtggatatttactgagccACGAAGCGCCAATTTAAATATATCCACCAAATTCACAGACAATAGCTAAGGTGAATAATGGCTTTAGTATACACCACACAAGCTAAATAACTAGCAGACAAAACATTTCTTTATTTGTGACTCTACCTACAAAAGGTCGGTTATTTTAAAATGTTGCATACTCAGGCTGTTTGAAGGTGAATAGTACTTTGCTAATAACCTCCGAGTTAACCAAACAGAACGTGTGAGCACTATTCaattgtgtggtatatactattAATTTCAAATTATAAAGTACATTCATTTGGCTTTGTATTTTTTGGCTGTCAAAATAGTTGAAGGACTCAGTTGAAAAAGGGCATAGTCCACATTATTGCCTTAAAATAGAAAATGTTCCAAATAAGCAGTGGTCatggaaaaaaactttttttaaaccaaaatgGTAAATAAACAAGAAATAACATATGACTGCCCTTTATGGCTATCCTTTCAGGTTCCTTGAAATGGGAACATATTTTGGTGCAAATTATGGCGAATTTCTAATGGTGGTGTCGTTTGTCATGGCACGAATTTTGCGATCCAACAAAACAGATGAAACTTGGTGTGAGTTGAAAGTAACGTTAACTTGTTTTCTGACAGGGAAATTGCCTTGGGTTACACTTCCTCAAAATACTGTAACAGTGAAAAAAGTACCGGTAATTTATTTAATGTCAAGTGCTTATCATGCAATCTCCTGAAGCAGAGGGTTGTGGCAAAGTGCTTGATGATAATGCATATCGAATTGGAAATGCCACTTGCAATTTGGCTGGGTGTAGAAAAGCCTTacagtttatttatttcaacTGTTCCAGGTACACACATGCGTATGTGCATACAGGTAGCTAGCAGCTATATGTAATGTATTGCACGTACTCATTTAATGGCAAATGTATCCTATTAGACAGTTGAATTTCCCTTTACTTTGACATATTCAAGTAAATATGGATTATACAaagatttttctttcttgtttcagCTGAAAGCAACATTGGGTTGATTTTCTCAAATCATAAAAGCTGTGGAAAATCACTCTCCCTCCATCTAATATCAAAAGGGGAGGGAATCCCTGTGAGAAGGAACCACCTGATTTAATCAGGTGGTAACCAGAATACCTCTGGTACCTCAGAGTAGGTTATCTtaacttttttggtttttgcttTCTGAGCATAATATACTTGCAAAGACAAACCTCATTTCACTTAGTGATTTCATAAAAAATCTAAGAGCAAATTTACAATTCCCAAAATTTTGGAATCAGCTTCAAGTTAGTATAGTCCTTACCATTCATCTTGTTACATTGTTAATACCGCAAAATTGTATTAATAGTATTTATTTGATCTTTCTCAATCAATGTTGTCAAATGTTGTGCTCAATCAATCACCAACAATCAACCAATTGAATGATCAATTATTAAATCGTCATCACAAGCTGCTTAATGGCCAAACATGACACTGCATTTCATCAAGTATATAAAGTACCTAACTGATCcagttgttgtttgttgtttaaacaataatattagtTATCACCACTTTCAACTTTTTATTTGCAGACTGTGTGCATAGTTCTAAAAGTTACAACACAAACTCAAATTGTTTAATGATGAGACAATTTCATTGTTGAAATTTTGTACCTGCTAAGCAGATGCAGAAAGCAAAAACACTCAATGGAACCACTATAAAGTTGAAAGTAGCGATAAGTAATAgtttaacaacaaaaaacaacgaCATCAGTTGGGTGCTTTACATGCTTAACGAAATGCAGTGTCATATGTTTGGCCATTAAGTAACAGACTAATGacgatttaaaaatatatgaaaGATAACTTTAAATAAATCTGCCTTAAATTATGTTTTGCATGTCTTTTATAATTGTTTATTGTGTAAGAAATGACTTTTgtattcttcagtaaaaaggtGCTAGAGGTCATGTCTAAAACAGCACTGGTAGTTCTTGTTGATGATCCACTAATTTCACAACAGCTGGGTGAATTTTTGAACCAAATCCAAAGTGGGTTGCTTCAAGGTTCAACCACGTTTGGCATGCAAGCTCCTAAGGCATCCTTGCTTATCTCGAGCAACAACAAAGAAGTTGAAAGGTAAATAACACCATAAATTGTTTGTTCTATAAATTCTCTGTTTGCAATACAGGCTGGGTGATTAATTACTCGGCAGCACAACTTAAATACTCTGTGATGACTACATGCCAAAATAGCTGATTGGTACAGGTTAAGATCCTTGTCCTGATGACAAattcacaaacaaacaaagtactttgaaaagtctgaaaatgcTCTAAATAAAACCAACCGAAACACTATTTGAGGAACAGGATCAAGTGGCactcaattcttttttttttttttttctttacaggGTGGCAGTTAGAGTCATTCGTTTCAATTACACAAAGGATGACAATGATGGAGGCAGAGAGACTCAGCTTCTTCAGTTTATGGATGACAACAAGGTTCATACTGTCATTTACGAACTAATTGTAGCATTTACTAAGTGAGGCGGCATTGCATTACATAAATTTCAGTATATAAATTTCAATTCCCTCATATGAATGAAATCCAACATGTTGTGTCCCTCATGTTTCTGCCCTGTTTCATTTCTAACAGGGTCTGTTTGTGGCCTGGGCCATATGCTACCTCCCCTTGTGGGAGGAAGTACTGAGCGAACATGGGGAGCAGCTGCGGTCCCTTGTAAGGAGGGCTGTTTCTCATCAGCAGCCGAGATGGGTGAAAGGGATATCCTTCTGCATTATGGCCAACATAGTGGTAAGAATTTCAATCATTAAAAGCATCAAAACTAAATATCAATAATTGTTATAATAGTCCACTTTAAactgagaaagaaaaaggagaagacaagacaagacactAAAATACCTCAATGAGGTTTCTTTTAGTTTACTTTGATATTTTGGGACATCTCAAGAGCAGagtaattttgaaaagaaattatttgtaCAAATGTCAAGTCAATTCTGTTTCTCAGACAAATAGTTCACCCTGCTTAATTAAAACTGTTTTTCTTCTATCCAATAGATTCATGCATCTGCGAACAAGATGTTAGACCTAAAGCAGTTGATTTCAGAAGTCGTGGTTGCAAATGCTGCTAAACAGGAGAGGCCTCCATTTTTTCTAAGAGTGCAGCAGGATGCCTTGGACAAAATTGCTCAAGATGGACCAAGGAAGGTTAACATATGCAAGTACTTCATTTGATTTAATAAATATAATTCTGCCACATTTAGTGACCACAATTAACTCCCATCATGAATTTGAAGGAACAATAATCAGTCAGGTGTGACGTCACATTGACATACATAACCAACACAACAAACAAGTTGTTCTCAATGTTTTAAGATTCTGACGTGGCTAAATCCAGCAGTAAATGTAAGATTATCTTTCCGATAATGATCCGATTCACTTTGCTCGAACTTTGTGGCTCTGGCTGTATCACGCAGGTAGTTAGCATACTTGAGATTAAATGAATTGCGACAGGAGGGGTGAAACTGGGCTTCTCTTGCAAACAGATCTTCGCCTTGCACTTTGCGATGAAGACGACTGTCACCTAGTTCGAGAGCTCGAGGCTCAATCTGTCTCCAAGTAGGCTCCTTTAGAGTTCCGTCTTTGTCCTTGAACATTGGGAACTTGGTGCATTGCTCTTTTTTCCAATAGGATTCTATTTCAAGCTTTTCACAGAAAATGCATTCTGGGGGAAACAGCCACGTGGTAGATGAGGAAGATGTCTTTCGGGGAGAACGTGCTGTTGTTGCGGCCTTATCATTAGCTGTTATGCCAGACTTTAAATGATCCTTGTTCTTTGTAAACTTCTGATAACATCCTCGATGATAGGCAATTGCTTCCAAATTTGCACCCTCCAGATTCTCTGGAATCTGTATGCAGACATCTTCCATGCGATTGGGTGAATCTTGAGGTTCCATGAGTCTCCTGTCGCGAATATTGTGTAGTTGATACAGCTTTTCAGTAGCAGATCCCTTGACATTACTTAGTGAGGTGAAATCGCCATGATTAATGCCACTCGTATGCAAAATACATCAAAGAGCAGGCTTCTTCTGAAACGGTTCCTGTCCATTAGTGTTATTAGCTTTGCGTTTCATATTTTAGAATTCTTAAACTCTGTTTTCTTAAACGATTTAAACTCTTTTAAGTGCAGTTCCTTACAAATCACTCGAAGAAACTTACGTacgtcgccatgttggatttaaTGAGAACGACTGCGCGTGTCCCATTTTTCTAGATACCATGCCCCATGGCTCCCAAGTCACTAGGGATGCCTGGCGCTTTTTGAACAGAAAAttattctttctttatttttcgtATCAATTACCGCAAATTTCCCCatatcttttattttaaaaacacttaaaaatatgacttgaaacaatttcaattgTTGGAATAAAATTGTATTTGAATGTCGAATTATGTAAACgtttcagtattttaaaatttgaacataCTATGAACAAGTTATAAAAATAAGACTTTTGATTGGCTCGTTTACGTTAAAACTTCACTGCATATTTTATATACCTTGAAAAGTGATTAATTAATCGGTTATGTGTTGTCCTGTTGCACATTAAGGaagtagtactagtagtagtatAATATTTTTAATGCGACTAGCTATACTtattttttgctctgaattttttTGGACGTTCTGAGATTCTTCTTTTTCGTATATTTGTAAGATTGGAAGTTTATTGTAAACTGGAAAAAGTTAACAGAACTTGCTTATTCAAACTGAGTCAAGATAACGAATATTTTTGCTGTAAATCTTACTGTAATTTGCATTATCGTTTTCtttaaacgtttttattttgtcgTAGCCATCACAAATCGACTTTAAATTCAATCCTTAAAGTAATAGGATACTTAAATAACTGTTGTTTACTTCTGTTGATGTCCATTTTTAAGCTGATTGCCCATAAAACACTTTCTATagaaatccaagatggccgccaagATGGCCGCCATGAAGAGCACCAAAACGAGGCTAAAGTAATCTATTATGGGATGGGAACATTGAAATTCCTATTCAGTGCATCTTGAGGATTACGAAAatgtaagttaaaaaaatacatcatagGGGTGCATGGGAACCCTACTTTCCGACTCGACTACAAGTTCTTCTCAATGTTTTAAGATTCTGACGTGGCTAAATGCAGCAGTAAATGTAAGATCATCACAGGCAGAAGACTTTGAACCTGCAATTGCAATCAAGTCAGAAAACCATGGGCCAGTTCCACAGTGTATCACGAACTGTGAGTAAAATGTAATGCTCTTGAAGTGTGGTTGTTACTTGCACTTTTCTTCCTAACATTACAATGTAGTGTACTTAAAATGTAATTAGCCATTTTGTGCAGTTCTAAGTGTTAATATCAGTCTGAGACTTAAACCTTTTTGCTTAAAATACAATTAAATTCAAAACTTGAATGTGATTGCATTTTGCTCAACTAGATAATCTTGGGACttgaataaatttattatttattgttgtgattattatgatgatgattattattattattatcattagatTCTCTCCAGCTTTCAATTCTTGCTGGTTGTTCTATTCCATGTCTCAGCTCCTTCCCGCAGCTCAGATATACCTTTCTGAggatacaataataataataataataataataattattattattattattattattattatcattcgatgtattttctcttccttttcattggtcgAGAGCCCACCatgtgacctgcaaataactgtttacaaataattgttttgctgcaaataatattctgctcatgcacAATTGAAATCATGAAcacattttcccttttttttttcggatttcaaATCCTTGAAGACTGTGAACTTGTTCCTGGAAGTATTCCGCCATTTTAAGGCATacattttgttaattaacagTTGACTGCACATACAGTCAAGTCAAGTCGgcagaaaaaattatttaactgagaaggaaaccaagTGATCTCTGCCAGCAGCGCAAGCTTACCGCTTCCCcccaaaaaacaaactcggtgatcgaatgataagTCAATTATTGAACTcagttatcgcaaaatatcgtgatttgtcagtgtctcgcagatcaattatttgcctcagacTTCGGCTTCCGctaataattgatctgctcgccactgacaaatcatgatattttgctcaacctcgtccaataattgtcaattattattattgttattatcattattattattattattattattattattatattaatgcCTAATAACAATTAGCAAATATTAATCCATCTTCCAACATTTATgcatttattttaggaagtggcGGAAGAAATGAAAAAGGCCACAGTGAATGGCTTCAGTGTCACATGCTTATTTGCCCTGGATGACAAAGCAACAATAAGGGATGttcggaaaaaaaacaaaaacctggtgGCCAATTCCAAGGCCCACAAAATGCCAATGAGGCTTCTAGAACCATCCTTTGTTGCGTATGTTGGACATGGTAAGTTACTATTAGATGCACCATTTTAAATGTCTGTATAATTTGTTTCAACAAAGAAAGATTGCATCTACCTTGGACAAACAAGGAAAATTGAACTCGTCACCGCAcctttaacaactattcactgctGTGGAGGTGGCCAGTGGTGGACAATAAAGCGTGAAACAATCACAGAAACAATCAGAATTTTCGCCCTTCATTTGCTCGTAGGTGAATTGCACTTTCCTTCTCATGTGTCAGTAGCCATTATCTTAGTGCGGGCACACAACGCTCTCTACTATTTTGGTATAATGTTAATTGGGGATAGTTCCATAATATAGGAGTACAACTATTTTGGACAAAAATAGTACTGGATGGAATTGTTTAATGCCAAACACTTCAGATGTAACATGTATGATaaatgatgatcatgatgatttGCCTTTGGTTTCTTCCTGCACTAACAGGAAACTCTACAAGGTGAAGATCATGATTGTTGTCGTTATTTCTTTGGATTATTGCTAGTGTGCACAGGTGAAGTACAATTTTATATCAATGCTGCAATAACTATCAATCCTGACCctgccttgtttttttttttttaactagttgCTGGGATTAGTGTAGAGGCCGAGGCAGCACAGCTACCTGACCTCACATCAAAAGGAGAAAATTCTGGAGGTCTGTCTGAAGATGACGTCCAGGAACTTCTCCTCCTGAGAGATTCAATCTGTTTGAAAGTCAAAGGTTAGCCTCATTATTGATTAACAAATTGTGTGATTTTTTGTTATTGGTTGAAACTTCTGAGTAGACTCTTGTGAAgctataaaaaataaatttctttcattcttccaaattaaaaaaatagtgTGGATTTGGACGTTTACTTTCTGGAAAGAGAAGGCAAAGACATGTATTTAAATTGTAATTAGCTATGTTGCTTCCTTTCGCAGCATTCAACCAGAAACcggtcaatgaacaacagcctAGCCCAAGGCCAACCTGAGCCGAGGTTGTCAAGGTATATTTTATGAACTATATAATATTATCTGATTGGTGCTCATCATTTTGTTTCAGTGTTCAATTGGGGTGGTTCAAACATCAGTACTAATGTTAAAATAATTTCCTTTAGGTACTATCACCAGAAAGCCAGGCTATGTACAACAAGTTCACACCCAAAAGGAAAATGGCCTTTGATAAAGTTGGTATCaacaaataatattaatgatgaCAACATTGCTAAGTAGTACATTGAACATGTTAAAATTTTTGACAAAAGTGTAAGTATTGGGCTGCCAATCTACAATTGGGCAATAGTATTGGATTGCTGTTTAGGTGTAAAGTACAGGATAACATGGAGAGGTTCTCTATTTAAAACAATTTAGACCCTGTTTAATCAGGGTTCAGTTGGGATCCAAATGTTCAGACATTGTATAGCAAGTGTTGCCATGCATTTTGTGGACACCATGCATGTGTCTCACTCCCAAAGAACACCTccgttaattttttaaatttatttacatgtattaaaaacatacatttaattattttgtatcaGGGTGTGAGTGCAGGGATGAAAATGAGACGATCTGACAATGTCCTGAGATCAAAAGGTAGGTGTCAACCGTAACATTATACATCAACAACACAATTCTCAATTGCGATTTGTCCTGGATTGGACACTGATCTCTTAGATCACATACCTGTCAAGATACAACCTCTCCATTATCTGACTATCGGCACTCTTGCAATGGCTCTCACTCCGTACATTCTCATTGCATTAAGCCTTCgacataatattattatatacatgtataaaaagaGTTATGTTAAAATAAGTTTCAATCCACCAAAATAAGTTTCCATCCACCTTCTAGGACCGGTATCACATGAAGACAGCACCACAACACCACAACCGGAAAGCCATGGAAAAGACGGTACGTACAAAACTTATGTCCATTTTCTCATGCACAGCCGAATTGTACATTCTGGGTCCAAAAGCACAATCAGTTTGTTTATCATGGTTATCTAATCTCATCATGTTATTGATCTCACAGAAGGATTAATCTGGGTGTTTCTTTCCCAATTTCAACCAGGTGCAAGAATTAGGGAATCCCTCTTTGGTCCACCTGAAACCGAGGCAGGGAAAAGTGGAGGTAATAATTAATACATTATACCCCATTAGACTGTCTACAATCTCTCTATTATCTCAATCCAAATGGTAAGAGACACTATGAACCCCGAGCAAAGAGCAAGGGCTGGAAAGGAGGGAATGTTACTAGTTCAGTTTAGTGTCCCTACACCCtacatgcaacaacaacaacaacaactttgttGTATCAGTAGTAAGAGAGGATTacaatttcaaaatgatggaaCAAATAATAAGTTATGGTACTGACTGTCTGAAAATCCAAACATCTTACGGCTAGTCATTACTCGGTTGTCATTTGagtttcttttgatattctGACAGTGAACTCAAACACTCCACAAACGCCAATATTAATTAAGTGAGAGGTGGAGAGTACAATTTTGACTTGGGTAGGAAGTTCACAATTTCAGCTGTTAACATGCTGAGAAAGTACTTTTTggccaaacaatgaaatgaagTCTGCATGGGATTGCCAAAATTCA
The Montipora capricornis isolate CH-2021 chromosome 10, ASM3666992v2, whole genome shotgun sequence genome window above contains:
- the LOC138020477 gene encoding uncharacterized protein, producing MNSSTGHVTTAFLDFAVCNQATAHNTFERIDEKMKLYDINWSKCLAFSSDNASVMMGKNNSIYTRIADSNPEVYPVGCACHLAHLCAKKAANELSVNVEQLVVDLYYHFDKSSKRKEIFKSYQEFCDVETRKILKHSSTRWLSLMKCIDRVLRQYDALKSYFSSCLSEKKASDKNKKKSKMAILAEQLNDPITKLYMLFLHSVLPVFDSFTALLESEEPLIHKVRECIMKLVKELLGRFVNMQYIHEATDPLLDIPHQHPTVQLRDRQLRIGFATSQFIQKEDLEGTADLKKFYQEVRSFFIRALNYVTEMFPHDDVVVNNAIVLDVGNRSKATFENIYALLERFPGIVEEDEVTTLENEFLEYQLLDDGELPDTSLVMADGTVENRRIDKVWSEIFEMKNFVTGLKRFPTLAKFITAILLIPHSNADCERLFSMVRKNRTESRSSMSVGTLSALIATKINLFGNLKCYQFKPGKEVLRKAKTATWNLLNKNTNS